Proteins encoded by one window of Pseudomonas coleopterorum:
- a CDS encoding GlxA family transcriptional regulator has product MAQDFHFLLLPGFSALGFISAIEPLRVANRFRGELYRWQVVSLDGGAVLASNGMSVNADSALGSLAKGATLLVVAGFEPLATFDVALRDWLRRLDREGVTLGGIDTGSFVLAEAGLLERHRVALHWEALDAFRESYPALSASQELFETDSARITCAGGTACIDLMLDLIGQAHGSELAIQVSEQFVVGRIRPRKDHQRMQIASRYGIDNRKLVQVIGEMEQHTEPPLSTLQLAELAKVTRRQLERLFRLHLNDTPSNFYLRLRLEKARQLLRQTPMSVLEVSIACGFDSPSYFTRSYRARFARCPREDRRQ; this is encoded by the coding sequence ATGGCCCAAGACTTCCACTTTCTGCTGCTGCCCGGTTTCTCCGCACTCGGCTTCATCTCGGCGATCGAGCCGCTGCGGGTGGCGAACCGCTTTCGTGGCGAGCTGTATCGCTGGCAGGTGGTCAGCCTGGATGGCGGCGCGGTGCTGGCCAGCAACGGCATGTCGGTGAATGCCGACAGCGCGCTCGGGTCGCTGGCCAAAGGCGCGACATTGCTGGTGGTGGCCGGCTTCGAGCCGTTGGCGACCTTCGATGTGGCATTGCGCGACTGGCTGCGCCGTCTGGATCGCGAAGGGGTGACCCTGGGCGGCATCGACACCGGCAGCTTTGTCCTGGCCGAAGCGGGCCTGCTCGAGCGCCACCGGGTCGCGTTGCACTGGGAGGCTCTGGATGCCTTCCGCGAGTCCTATCCGGCGCTGAGCGCCAGCCAGGAACTGTTCGAAACCGACAGCGCGCGCATCACCTGCGCCGGTGGTACCGCCTGCATCGATCTGATGCTCGATCTGATCGGCCAGGCCCACGGCAGCGAGCTGGCGATCCAGGTGTCGGAGCAATTCGTGGTCGGCCGCATCCGGCCGCGCAAGGACCATCAGCGCATGCAGATCGCCTCGCGCTACGGCATCGACAACAGGAAGCTGGTGCAAGTGATCGGCGAGATGGAACAGCACACCGAGCCACCGTTGAGCACGCTGCAACTGGCCGAGCTGGCCAAGGTCACGCGACGCCAGTTGGAGCGCTTGTTCCGGCTGCACTTGAACGACACGCCAAGCAACTTCTACCTGCGCCTGCGTCTGGAGAAAGCCCGGCAACTGCTGCGCCAGACGCCGATGAGTGTACTGGAGGTGAGCATCGCCTGCGGTTTCGATTCACCGTCGTATTTCACCCGCAGCTATCGGGCGCGCTTTGCCCGCTGTCCGCGGGAGGATCGGCGCCAGTAA
- the choX gene encoding choline ABC transporter substrate-binding protein: MNRLISCCLLMLTGTALLTGTASAAEPASCKNVRLGVVNWTDVIATSAMTQVLLEDLGYNVKQTSASQQIIFAGIRDQRLDMFLGYWNPLMTQTITPFVEQKQVRVLDQPSLKDARATLAVPTYLADKGLKSFADIARFKKDLGGKIYGIEPGSGANTQIKDMIARNRFGLGDFQLVESSEAGMLSAVTRAVKRNEAIVFFGWAPHPMNVNQDMTYLTGSEDALGPNEGMATVWTVTAPDYASRCPNADKLLSNLTFTAADESRMMQPLLEHKDAFDSARQWLKDHPQDRQRWLRGVTTFDGKPAS; this comes from the coding sequence ATGAACAGACTGATCAGCTGCTGCCTGCTGATGCTTACCGGTACCGCGCTGTTGACCGGCACCGCCAGCGCTGCGGAACCGGCCAGCTGCAAGAACGTGCGCCTGGGCGTGGTCAACTGGACCGATGTGATCGCCACCAGCGCCATGACTCAAGTGCTGCTTGAAGACCTGGGCTACAACGTCAAACAGACCAGCGCTTCGCAGCAGATCATCTTCGCCGGGATTCGCGACCAGCGCCTGGACATGTTCCTGGGCTACTGGAACCCGCTGATGACCCAGACCATCACCCCCTTCGTGGAGCAGAAGCAGGTGCGCGTGCTCGACCAACCGAGCCTCAAGGACGCCCGCGCCACCCTGGCCGTACCGACCTACCTGGCCGACAAGGGCCTGAAAAGCTTCGCCGACATCGCCAGATTCAAGAAGGATCTGGGCGGCAAGATCTACGGCATCGAGCCGGGGTCCGGCGCCAATACCCAGATCAAGGACATGATCGCCAGGAACCGCTTCGGCCTGGGCGACTTTCAACTGGTGGAGTCCAGCGAGGCCGGGATGCTGTCGGCGGTGACTCGCGCGGTGAAGCGCAACGAGGCCATCGTGTTCTTCGGCTGGGCGCCGCACCCGATGAACGTCAACCAGGACATGACCTACCTGACCGGCAGCGAAGACGCCCTGGGCCCGAACGAAGGCATGGCCACGGTGTGGACGGTGACCGCGCCGGACTACGCCAGCCGCTGCCCGAACGCGGACAAGCTGCTGAGCAACCTGACCTTCACGGCCGCAGACGAGAGCCGAATGATGCAACCGTTGCTGGAGCACAAGGACGCCTTCGACTCGGCCCGACAATGGCTCAAGGACCACCCGCAAGACCGTCAGCGCTGGCTGCGGGGCGTGACCACCTTCGACGGCAAACCCGCCTCCTGA